In one window of Acidimicrobiales bacterium DNA:
- a CDS encoding rod shape-determining protein has translation MSDNLFSFLMGRDMAVDLGTANTVIYVRGKGIVLNEPSVVAVNMRDGRPVAVGVEAKRMIGRTPSHIEAIRPLKDGVIADFEICEKMLRYFIQKVHNRRWSKPRMVICVPSGITGVEQRAVKEAAEYAGARRAYIIEEPMAAAIGAGLPVQEPTGNMIVDIGGGTSEVAVISLGGIVTSQSVRVGGDEMDQAIVSYIKKEYGLLIGDRTAEEVKVTLGSAWPLQEEVHAEIRGRDLVTGLPKTIVTTTEEIREALDEPVSAIVDAVKVTLDMTPPELAADIMDQGIMLAGGGALLNGLDGRLQDETGMPIAIAPNPLHAVAVGSGQSLEHFEALNGVLFASSTR, from the coding sequence TGGGCCGGGACATGGCGGTGGACCTCGGTACTGCGAACACCGTCATCTACGTCCGCGGCAAGGGCATCGTGCTCAACGAGCCCTCCGTCGTCGCGGTCAACATGCGCGACGGTCGACCGGTCGCGGTCGGCGTCGAGGCGAAGCGCATGATCGGGCGCACGCCCAGCCACATCGAGGCCATCCGGCCTCTCAAGGACGGCGTCATCGCCGACTTCGAGATCTGCGAGAAGATGCTGCGCTACTTCATCCAGAAGGTGCACAACCGCCGCTGGTCGAAGCCGCGCATGGTGATCTGCGTCCCGTCGGGCATCACCGGCGTCGAGCAGCGGGCGGTCAAGGAAGCCGCCGAGTACGCGGGTGCCCGCCGCGCCTACATCATCGAGGAACCCATGGCTGCGGCCATCGGCGCCGGGCTCCCGGTGCAGGAGCCGACCGGCAACATGATCGTCGACATCGGCGGCGGCACCAGCGAGGTGGCGGTGATCTCGCTGGGCGGGATCGTCACCAGCCAGTCGGTGCGGGTCGGCGGCGACGAGATGGACCAGGCCATCGTCAGCTACATCAAGAAGGAGTACGGCCTCCTCATCGGCGACCGCACCGCCGAGGAGGTCAAGGTGACCCTCGGCAGCGCCTGGCCGCTGCAGGAAGAGGTCCATGCCGAGATCCGGGGCCGTGACCTGGTCACGGGCCTGCCGAAGACCATCGTCACCACCACCGAGGAGATCCGCGAAGCCCTCGACGAGCCTGTGTCTGCCATCGTTGACGCGGTGAAGGTCACGCTCGACATGACGCCGCCCGAGCTGGCGGCCGACATCATGGACCAGGGCATCATGCTCGCCGGCGGTGGGGCGCTCCTGAACGGCCTCGACGGCCGGCTGCAGGACGAGACCGGCATGCCGATCGCCATCGCCCCCAACCCGTTGCACGCCGTCGCCGTCGGCTCCGGCCAGTCGCTCGAGCACTTCGAAGCGCTCAACGGTGTGCTGTTCGCGTCGTCCACCCGCTGA